A single genomic interval of Fructobacillus americanaquae harbors:
- a CDS encoding helix-turn-helix transcriptional regulator yields the protein MVTNFSWGPLNDLKKFLRDLSFRYRLQKKIAHALKVGHKEAHLTQVQVADALNICQSAVSKYEAGKISPDLTLLLSFCYLYGWTFEEFLLRLNIRTKERF from the coding sequence ATGGTCACAAATTTCAGCTGGGGACCGTTAAATGATTTGAAAAAGTTTTTACGAGACCTTTCTTTTCGCTATCGGCTCCAAAAGAAGATTGCGCATGCACTCAAAGTTGGGCACAAGGAAGCCCATTTGACACAGGTTCAGGTGGCAGATGCCTTGAATATTTGTCAGAGTGCAGTTTCTAAGTATGAGGCGGGAAAAATCAGTCCTGATTTGACCCTCTTACTGTCTTTTTGCTATCTCTACGGTTGGACATTTGAGGAGTTCTTACTCCGGTTAAATATTCGAACGAA